Proteins from a genomic interval of Chitinophagales bacterium:
- a CDS encoding type II toxin-antitoxin system VapC family toxin, whose product MNVLIDTHALIWYIEGNRQLSSKAIEAIDNDNNQVFVSKASLWEMVIKLSLKKLDISIEFKDLESMLARHNILVLDFDFAHLKPLLTLPFHHKDPFDRLIIAQAMTEDIHVITKDSYFEAYPVKILW is encoded by the coding sequence ATGAATGTATTGATAGACACACACGCCTTGATTTGGTACATTGAAGGCAATAGACAATTATCATCCAAAGCAATTGAGGCTATTGACAATGATAACAATCAAGTATTTGTCAGCAAAGCAAGTTTATGGGAAATGGTTATCAAATTGAGTTTGAAGAAGCTTGATATTTCCATAGAGTTCAAAGATTTAGAATCTATGCTTGCAAGGCATAATATTCTAGTATTGGACTTTGATTTTGCACATTTGAAGCCTCTTTTAACTTTGCCTTTTCACCACAAAGACCCTTTTGATAGGTTGATTATTGCCCAAGCTATGACAGAAGATATCCATGTCATTACAAAAGATTCTTATTTTGAGGCATATCCTGTGAAAATATTGTGGTAG
- a CDS encoding DUF2281 domain-containing protein: MTTLSLKAVLHQKIAQIEDVDLLAALQVIIDSSTALPKSKEQATTNTTKRKFGFGKGTFTYVSDDFDAPLEDFKEYM; the protein is encoded by the coding sequence ATGACAACTTTAAGCTTAAAAGCAGTGCTTCATCAAAAAATCGCTCAAATTGAAGATGTAGATTTGTTGGCAGCATTGCAGGTGATAATTGATAGTTCGACAGCCTTACCAAAGTCTAAAGAACAAGCCACAACCAATACCACTAAACGAAAATTTGGTTTTGGAAAAGGCACATTTACTTATGTATCAGATGATTTTGATGCACCTTTGGAGGACTTTAAAGAATATATGTAG